AGGCGCTGAAGGCGCAGGTCGCCGACGTGATCGCCAGCGAGGTGAAGTACCTGCGCTACGTCGGCCTGGACAATGTCGCCGGCCGCTACGCGACCACCAAGATGGTCACCGGGCTGATCCACCTGATGCGCGACATGGCCGACGATGCGGAGCATCCGCTGCGCCTGCAGTTCGACCAGGCGGTCGCGTCGGTGGCGGCTCGGCTGCGGGACGATCCCGAGCTGCGCGCCCGCGTCGATGCGATCCGCCTCGAGCTGCTGGCGAGCCCGGCGCTTGCCGGCTACCTGCAGGGCCTGTGGAGCAGCCTGGTCGAATGGATGCGGGCCGACCTGGAGGGACCCGACTCGACCCTGCGCGCCCGCACCATCGCCGCCATCCGACTGGTGGGCGACAAGCTGCGCGCGGACACCGCCATGCAGGGCTGGATCAACGAGCAGCTCGTCGCCAACGCGCCGCGCTGGATCGACCGCTACCGCGAGGACATCCGCCGCTACATCATCGCGCGCGTGGGCGAATGGAACAGCCGCGAGATGACCGACGAGCTGGAGCGCAACATCGGGCGCGACCTGCAGTTCATCCGCGTCAACGGCACATTGGTCGGCGGGATGGTGGGGCTCGTGATCCACGCCGCCACGCATGCGGCGCGGGCCCTGTGATCGCGCCGATCACCGGGGCTGCATGCGGTCGACGTGGGCGCGGATCGGCGGCGGCAGGCGGCTCAGCAGCCAGCGGATCGCGAACGGGATGAGCACGAGGTCGTCGACCACGCCGAGCAGCGGGATCGCATCGGGAATCAGGTCGATCGGCGACAGCAGGTACAGCACGATCAGCGCCGTGCCGACCTTCAGCCACGCCGGGGCGCCGGGATGGCGCAGCGCCAGCCACAGCCGGCGCGCGTCACCGCGCACGATTCGCCAGAGCACGATTGCACGTTTCCACACGGCCGTCTCCTTCGCAGGTCCAACCCCAAGATCGTGCCGCAGCGGCGAATGACAAGACCGGCGTTACACGCGCTGCCATCCTGGACAATCGCGCCACCCCGACTCCCGACCGCCCGATGAATCGACCCGACCGTGGCTTCACGCTGATCGAAGTGATGGTGGTGCTGGCCATCCTGGTGGTCCTGGCGGCGATGGCCACGCCCAGCATTCACATCAAGCTGGTGCGCGACCAGGTCGTCGAGGCGGCGAAGCTGGCCGATGTGGCGAAGGCGCCGGTGGCCCAGGCCTGGGCGGTCAAGCGGGAGCTGCCCGCCGACAACGAAGCCGCCGGCTTGCCGTCGGCCGACAAGATCGTCAGCACCTGGGTCAGTTCCGTGTCCGTGGAGGGCGGGGCCATTCACCTGACGTTCGGCAACCAGGCGAGCGCCGCGATCAGGGGCCGCCGGCTCACCTTGCGTCCGGCGGTGGTGGACGATGCGCCGGTCGTGCCCGTGTCGTGGGTCTGCGGGCATGCCAGCACCCCCGACAAGATGAGCTCGAAGGGCATCGACCGGACCGACCTCGACGCGAAGTTCCTGCCGTCGAACTGCCGCTGAGCGCTACTCGCGCCGCTGCTGCAGCGGCAGCCGCAAGGTGAAGACGCTGCCGCCTTGCGCGCCGCTGCGCGCCTCGATGCCGCCGCCGTGCAGCGTCGCCAGCTCCTTCACCACGGCGAGGCCCACGCCGAGCCCGTCGGCCATGGATGCGGTGGTCGACGAGCGCGTGAACAACTCGAAGATGTGCGGCAGAACGTCGGGCGGGATGCCGACGCCGTTGTCCTCGACGTGGATCACCACCGCCGAGGCGTCGGTGGTCGCGCTGATCGACACGTGGCCGCCGAGGGGCGTGAACTTGCTCGCGTTGGTGAGCAGGTTGGTGAGCATCTGCTGCAGCCGCGCCGGGTCCGCTTCGAAGACGATGGGCACATCGGGCACGATGACCGACAGCTGCTGCTTCTTCGCATCGACCGCCTGCTGCACGGCCGCGACGGCGAGCTGCACGGCGTCGTGCAGCACGACGGGCTGCGGGATCACGCGCGCGATGCGGGCGTCGGCCCGCGTCGCCTCGGCCAGGTCGTCGAGCAGCCGCACCAGCACGGACACCTGGCGCTCCAGCACTTCGCACGGACGCTGCACCGCCGGATCGCCGATGCGCTGGATGGTGTAGCCCGCCGCACGGATGGCCGCCAGCGGATTGCGCAGCTCGTGCCCCAGCCGCACCATGAACTCGCTGCGGCGCTGGAGCTCGCCGGCCAAGGCATCGGTGCGGTGCTGCAGCGATTCGATCTGCGTGCGGACGTCGGTGCGATCGCGCAGGATCTTGCAGTAGCCGACCAGCGTGCCGTCGACGGCGCGCACCGGCTGCAGGATGCCGCTGCTCCAGAAGCGCACGCCGCTCTTGCGCAGATGCCAGCGGTCGTCCTCCGAGCGGCCGGTCCGGCGCGCCGTCTCCATTTCGTTGAAGTGCGCGCCGGCGGCGCGGTCCTCCGGCGTGAAGATGATGGCCAGCGGCTGGCCGATCGCTTCGTCGGCCGTGTAGCCCAGCACCGTCTCGGCAGCGCCCAGCCAATCGATTACCGCGCCGCGGGCGTCTGTGATCACGATGGCGTAGTCGCGGGTGTGCTCGACCACGTGCTGCAGCCACGCGAGGGAGTCGCTCTGGGCAAGGCGCTGCATGACTCAGGAGTGAGGGAAGGCTGTACATCGTAGCTGCGCAGGCGCCCCAAGGGCATCCCGGTTGCGGATAATTTCTCTCTCGCGTGTCGAGCCGCGCCGGCGCTCTCTCATGGAATCACCCGTTCAGCTGGTCTACTTCGGCGAGGTCCTGCGCGGCTTCGAGCCCGACGCGGTCCAGCGCGAGGTCGCGCGCCTGCTCAAGCTCGACGATCGGCGGGCGGCCAGGCTCTTCGCCGGCAAGCGCACCGTGCTCAAGCGACGGCTGGCGCGCGAGGACGCCGAGCGCTATGCGCGCCGGCTCGCGAAGCTCGGCGCGCTCGTCCACATCGAGCCGATGAGCGAGGCGGCCGCCGCTGGCCGCGCCCCGGCGGCGGGACGGCGTGCCACCGCCACCGTGGGAGCTCGCCGCAGGCGGCTCGTCCTGCTCACCGCACTCGCCGGGCTGGGTGCCTCAGCAGCCGTCGTCGCCGTGCTGATGCTGCGTCCGGGCGCCGAGCGGGTCCAGGGCGTGCCCGTGCTGACGCCCGAACTCGAGACGACGGCCAAGGGGCTGCTGCCCGATGCGCAGCTTCCCTTTCGCGCGTATACCGCGGCCCCGGCGCACAAGGCCTTCGCGGTGTCGGCCGGCGGCGGCTGGGGATGGCGCGGCAACAGCGCTTCGATCGACGAGGCCATGGACCGCGCGCTGGCCGAGTGCAACGCGAAACGCCCGCCGAACGCCGCGCCCTGCGACGTGATCGACACGCACTAGACAGTCGGGCGCCCTACGCCAAGTGGCGTATTCCGGCGCCGGCGCGTGCTCCGTAACCTGCGTCCGTCCATCCCAGGAAGGGCTGGAAGACTCATTCCAAGGAGCGCCTGTTCATGTCACACACCCGTCGTTCGTTCGCGAAGACCCTCACCGCCGTCGGACTGGCCGTCGGCGCCCTGAGCTTCGGCGGCCACGCCGTCGCCGCCGACACCATCAAGGTCGGCATCCTGCACTCGCTGTCGGGCACGATGGCGATCTCCGAGACGGTCCTGAAGGACGTCGCGCTGATGACCATCGACGAGATCAACGCCAAGGGCGGCGTCATGGGCAAGAAGCTCGAGCCGGTGGTCGTCGACCCGGCCTCCAACTGGCCGCTGTTCGCCGAGAAGGCGAAGCAGCTCATCACGCAGGACAAGGTGGCCGTGATGTTCGGCTGCTGGACCAGCGTGTCGCGCAAGTCGGTGCTGCCCGTCGTCGAGGAGCTGAACGGGCTGCTGTTCTACCCGGTGCAGTACGAGGGCGAGGAGCTGAGCAAGAACGTCTTCTACACCGGCGCGGCGCCCAACCAGCAGGCCATCCCCGCGGTCGAGTACCTGATGAGCAAGGACGGCGGCGGCGCCAAGCGCTTCGTGCTGCTCGGCACCGACTACGTCTATCCGCGCACCACCAACAAGATCCTGCGCGCCTTCCTGAAGAGCAAGGGCGTGAAGGACAGCGAC
The Piscinibacter sp. XHJ-5 DNA segment above includes these coding regions:
- a CDS encoding DUF445 domain-containing protein — translated: MRTINLARMKLIALGLLAGAALIYIVASLLEHRHPAWGYVAAFSEAAMVGAIADWFAVVALFRHPMGLPIPHTAIIPNNKDRIGENLATFITSNFLSTPQVLDKLRHFDVAARTADWLADERHAEQVATHLAAAVRYALGALDDERVRHFFRTAVIEELVKLDVATIAGQLLDVLTSDGRHHEVLDALLRRLTRLLDNEALKAQVADVIASEVKYLRYVGLDNVAGRYATTKMVTGLIHLMRDMADDAEHPLRLQFDQAVASVAARLRDDPELRARVDAIRLELLASPALAGYLQGLWSSLVEWMRADLEGPDSTLRARTIAAIRLVGDKLRADTAMQGWINEQLVANAPRWIDRYREDIRRYIIARVGEWNSREMTDELERNIGRDLQFIRVNGTLVGGMVGLVIHAATHAARAL
- a CDS encoding DUF1232 domain-containing protein, whose protein sequence is MWKRAIVLWRIVRGDARRLWLALRHPGAPAWLKVGTALIVLYLLSPIDLIPDAIPLLGVVDDLVLIPFAIRWLLSRLPPPIRAHVDRMQPR
- a CDS encoding pilin, which produces MNRPDRGFTLIEVMVVLAILVVLAAMATPSIHIKLVRDQVVEAAKLADVAKAPVAQAWAVKRELPADNEAAGLPSADKIVSTWVSSVSVEGGAIHLTFGNQASAAIRGRRLTLRPAVVDDAPVVPVSWVCGHASTPDKMSSKGIDRTDLDAKFLPSNCR
- a CDS encoding PAS domain-containing sensor histidine kinase is translated as MQRLAQSDSLAWLQHVVEHTRDYAIVITDARGAVIDWLGAAETVLGYTADEAIGQPLAIIFTPEDRAAGAHFNEMETARRTGRSEDDRWHLRKSGVRFWSSGILQPVRAVDGTLVGYCKILRDRTDVRTQIESLQHRTDALAGELQRRSEFMVRLGHELRNPLAAIRAAGYTIQRIGDPAVQRPCEVLERQVSVLVRLLDDLAEATRADARIARVIPQPVVLHDAVQLAVAAVQQAVDAKKQQLSVIVPDVPIVFEADPARLQQMLTNLLTNASKFTPLGGHVSISATTDASAVVIHVEDNGVGIPPDVLPHIFELFTRSSTTASMADGLGVGLAVVKELATLHGGGIEARSGAQGGSVFTLRLPLQQRRE